In Patescibacteria group bacterium, a single window of DNA contains:
- the uvrB gene encoding excinuclease ABC subunit UvrB: protein MKFKLNSKFGLMGDQPQAVEKLVKGIEEKDPYQVLLGVTGSGKTFTVANVIERTQRPTLVISHNKTLAAQLYQELRDFFPENAVSYFVSYYDYYQPEAYIPSTDTYIEKDAGINELIDKLRLAATTNILTRNDVIVVASVSSIYNIGSSKEFGKFILEISKDMKVSREQIIDRLTNLQYERSDFGFHRGTFRVNGDIIDVYPAYEDFGVKIELKDYKVFNIQKFDPLTGVKIDEAMKFFVLYPSKHFVTDPNQNKDVYERIAKDMLSRVNDLKKEGKELEAHRLQQKVTYDLEMIREVGYVKGIENYSRYFDGRNPGDAPFSLLDYFNDTYGKDWLTVVDESHITFPQIRGMFAGDFSRKQTLIEYGFRLPSALDNRPLKFDEFMRRIPNFIAVSATPDDWEISMSKNHIVQQLVRPTGIVDPTVEIRPTATQVKDVIEEIKKNAEKGERTLVTTLTKRTAEDVANYLVDQGIKAEYLHSDIKTLERTDILDNLRRGDYDALIGVNLLREGLDLPEVSLVAILDADKEGFLRSEVSLVQTMGRAARHVKGRVILYANKETNSMKKALDEIKRRREYQTKWNEEHNITPTSIQKPIRERLVEEDVEAEEELDPVYASNNIDALTPMDKRKLVKRLKREMKIAADDMNFELAAKLRDKIKELE, encoded by the coding sequence ATGAAATTTAAACTTAATTCTAAATTTGGATTGATGGGAGATCAGCCTCAAGCTGTTGAAAAATTAGTAAAAGGAATTGAAGAAAAAGATCCTTACCAAGTTTTACTTGGGGTAACGGGATCAGGCAAAACTTTTACAGTAGCCAATGTTATTGAGCGTACTCAACGGCCAACGCTTGTGATTTCTCACAACAAGACCCTTGCCGCGCAGCTTTATCAAGAGCTTCGTGATTTTTTTCCCGAAAATGCAGTTTCTTATTTTGTTTCTTATTATGATTATTACCAGCCAGAAGCTTATATTCCTTCAACTGACACATATATAGAGAAAGATGCTGGAATAAATGAACTAATTGATAAATTGAGGCTCGCTGCAACTACAAATATTTTGACTCGTAATGATGTGATTGTTGTTGCTTCGGTTTCGTCTATTTATAATATTGGTTCTTCAAAAGAATTTGGGAAATTTATTTTGGAAATTTCAAAGGACATGAAAGTAAGCCGAGAACAAATTATTGACAGGCTTACAAACTTGCAATATGAAAGAAGCGATTTTGGATTTCACAGAGGTACATTTAGAGTAAACGGAGATATTATTGATGTTTACCCTGCATACGAAGATTTTGGAGTAAAAATAGAACTCAAGGATTATAAAGTGTTCAATATACAGAAATTCGATCCATTAACTGGAGTAAAAATTGATGAGGCGATGAAATTTTTTGTTCTTTATCCTTCAAAACATTTTGTAACGGACCCGAATCAAAATAAAGATGTGTATGAAAGAATTGCAAAAGATATGCTTTCAAGAGTTAATGATTTGAAAAAAGAAGGGAAAGAACTTGAAGCACACAGACTTCAGCAAAAAGTTACTTATGATTTGGAAATGATACGGGAAGTTGGTTATGTAAAAGGAATTGAAAATTATTCAAGATATTTTGATGGACGAAACCCAGGAGATGCGCCGTTTTCGTTGCTTGATTATTTTAATGACACTTATGGAAAAGACTGGCTAACTGTTGTGGATGAAAGTCATATTACTTTTCCACAAATACGTGGAATGTTTGCAGGAGATTTTTCTCGAAAACAAACTTTAATTGAATATGGATTTCGTTTACCGTCAGCTTTAGATAATAGACCACTTAAATTTGATGAATTTATGAGAAGAATTCCAAATTTTATTGCAGTTTCAGCAACTCCTGATGATTGGGAAATTTCGATGTCTAAGAACCATATTGTTCAACAGCTTGTTCGCCCAACTGGAATTGTTGATCCAACTGTTGAAATTCGACCAACTGCAACACAAGTAAAAGATGTAATTGAAGAAATAAAGAAAAATGCTGAAAAGGGCGAGAGAACCTTGGTTACAACTCTTACCAAGCGAACTGCTGAAGATGTCGCAAATTATCTCGTTGATCAGGGAATAAAAGCTGAATATCTTCATAGCGACATTAAAACTTTGGAAAGGACTGATATTTTGGATAATTTAAGGCGAGGAGATTATGATGCTCTGATTGGAGTAAATCTTCTTCGAGAAGGACTTGATCTTCCTGAGGTTTCATTGGTTGCAATTTTGGACGCAGATAAAGAAGGATTTCTTCGAAGCGAAGTAAGCTTGGTGCAAACAATGGGGCGCGCTGCAAGGCATGTAAAAGGGCGGGTAATTTTGTATGCAAATAAAGAGACAAATAGCATGAAGAAAGCGCTTGATGAGATAAAGCGGCGCCGTGAATATCAAACAAAATGGAATGAAGAACATAATATTACGCCAACAAGTATTCAAAAACCAATTAGAGAAAGATTGGTTGAAGAAGATGTGGAAGCTGAGGAAGAGCTTGATCCAGTTTATGCTTCGAATAATATTGATGCATTAACACCGATGGATAAAAGAAAATTAGTTAAAAGACTTAAAAGGGAAATGAAAATTGCAGCGGATGATATGAATTTTGAGCTGGCTGCAAAACTCAGGGATAAGATTAAGGAATTAGAATGA
- the uvrA gene encoding excinuclease ABC subunit UvrA, producing the protein MKPAGICMENNSNDYIKVRGARQHNLKNVDLDIPKNKLVVLTGVSGSGKSSFAFDTIYAEGQRRYVESLSSYARQFLGVMEKPNVDSIEGLSPAISIDQKTTSHNPRSTVGTVTEIYDYMRLLFARVGHPHCPICGREISSMSLDQIVDGAMNLIGERSRFLILSPIVKDKKGEYISLFENLKSKGYGRARVDGRVHDLEEDLVLIKTNKHTIDAVIDRISVSKKELRDEAFKKNFRNRLADSIQKALLLSEGLVVVSEINDKGFEIPETPAEMTDHLFSEKFSCPIDNISIPEIEPRTFSFNTPHGACPTCTGLGKILEVQPGLVFSDELTISEGGILPFGHMFDNDTWTARLILTFCEQNGIDTHTATKNLEKKDKDLLMKGTGEKEYKVYGTNRFGRETFIFEKFEGINNELTKRYNTTDSDAVRSSIERFMREVTCPVCKGKRLKPEALSVTIDQKSIADVCEMPINETLKWTDELEKVLSEKEKIIGKIVIREIGTRLHFLVDVGLDYLTLSRSANTLAGGEAQRIRLASQVGSGLTGVLYVLDEPTIGLHSRDNERLINTLKRLKGLGNTVLVVEHDRDMMMESDYVVDFGPGAGKFGGNVIAKGTVKEIEKDKNSITGKYLSGKRKIRPEIPPSSTLRAIANKPGSLEIIGASQFNLKNVDVRIPLGKLVVVTGVSGSGKSTLVVDTIYHAVAQQLNKYHRESPGAFKRIEGLDNIDKVILIDQSPIGRTPRSNPATYTKMFDLIRDVFAATREAKLAGFKKGRFSFNTKGGRCEACEGQGQIKIEMQFMPDIWVKCEVCNGKRYNQQTLEVTYKGKNIAEVLEMTVLQAKEFFNAHEPILRKIETLMDVGLDYVELGQPATTLSGGEAQRVKLSSELSKKGTGRTLYVLDEPTTGLHFADLEKLLTVLKILASRGNTVLVIEHNLDIIKNADWVIDLGPEGGSGGGKIVAEGLPKDIANNKNSWTGKFLKKEL; encoded by the coding sequence ATGAAACCAGCGGGAATTTGTATGGAAAACAATTCTAATGACTATATAAAAGTAAGAGGAGCTAGGCAGCATAACTTGAAGAATGTTGATTTGGATATTCCAAAAAACAAACTGGTTGTGCTTACTGGAGTGTCTGGCTCTGGCAAATCTTCTTTCGCTTTTGACACAATTTATGCTGAAGGGCAAAGGCGTTATGTTGAATCTCTCTCGAGTTATGCAAGGCAGTTTTTGGGAGTTATGGAGAAGCCTAATGTGGATTCTATTGAAGGGCTTTCGCCTGCAATTTCAATTGACCAAAAAACAACTTCACATAATCCAAGAAGCACTGTTGGTACAGTAACTGAAATTTATGATTACATGAGGCTTCTTTTTGCTCGCGTAGGCCACCCTCATTGCCCGATTTGCGGGAGAGAAATTTCTTCAATGAGCCTTGATCAAATTGTTGATGGAGCAATGAATTTGATAGGTGAGAGAAGTAGATTTTTAATTTTGTCGCCAATTGTAAAAGATAAAAAGGGAGAATATATTTCTCTTTTTGAAAACCTTAAATCAAAAGGATATGGACGAGCAAGAGTTGACGGACGAGTGCATGATTTGGAAGAGGATTTGGTTTTAATTAAAACCAATAAACATACTATTGATGCTGTGATTGATAGAATTTCTGTGAGCAAAAAAGAACTTAGGGATGAAGCATTCAAGAAAAACTTTAGAAATAGACTTGCTGACTCTATTCAAAAAGCTTTACTTCTTTCTGAAGGATTGGTTGTGGTTAGCGAAATAAACGACAAAGGATTTGAAATTCCTGAAACGCCTGCAGAAATGACAGATCATCTTTTTAGCGAAAAGTTTTCCTGCCCGATTGATAATATTTCTATTCCTGAAATAGAACCCCGCACTTTTTCATTTAACACTCCTCACGGAGCATGCCCAACTTGTACAGGCTTGGGGAAAATACTTGAGGTACAACCTGGTTTAGTTTTTAGCGATGAATTAACAATAAGCGAAGGCGGAATACTTCCTTTTGGGCATATGTTTGATAATGATACCTGGACTGCGAGACTAATATTAACTTTTTGTGAGCAAAACGGAATTGATACGCATACTGCAACTAAGAATTTGGAGAAAAAAGATAAAGATCTTTTAATGAAAGGAACGGGAGAAAAGGAATATAAAGTTTATGGGACAAACAGGTTTGGACGCGAAACTTTTATTTTTGAAAAATTTGAAGGAATAAATAACGAACTTACAAAAAGATATAACACAACTGATTCCGACGCAGTTCGCTCATCAATTGAAAGATTTATGAGAGAAGTTACTTGCCCTGTATGTAAAGGAAAAAGATTAAAACCTGAAGCTTTGTCTGTAACAATAGATCAAAAATCAATTGCTGATGTCTGCGAGATGCCAATTAATGAAACTTTAAAATGGACTGACGAACTTGAGAAAGTTTTGTCTGAAAAAGAGAAAATTATTGGAAAAATTGTAATAAGGGAAATTGGAACAAGATTGCATTTTCTTGTAGATGTTGGATTAGATTATTTAACTTTATCGCGCTCTGCAAACACTCTTGCTGGAGGAGAAGCTCAAAGAATAAGACTTGCATCACAAGTTGGATCAGGACTCACTGGAGTTTTGTATGTTTTGGATGAGCCGACAATTGGGCTTCATTCCCGCGATAACGAAAGACTTATTAATACTTTAAAAAGATTAAAAGGACTTGGGAACACAGTTTTGGTTGTTGAGCATGATCGCGATATGATGATGGAGTCTGATTATGTTGTCGATTTTGGCCCCGGAGCTGGAAAATTTGGAGGAAATGTAATTGCAAAAGGAACAGTAAAAGAAATAGAAAAAGATAAAAATTCTATAACTGGAAAATACTTAAGCGGAAAAAGAAAAATTAGACCGGAAATTCCCCCTTCTTCAACCCTGCGGGCTATAGCTAATAAACCTGGAAGTCTTGAAATTATTGGAGCGAGCCAATTTAATTTGAAAAATGTTGATGTGAGAATACCTCTTGGAAAATTGGTTGTTGTAACTGGAGTTTCAGGATCGGGTAAATCAACTCTTGTTGTGGATACTATTTATCATGCCGTCGCTCAACAGCTTAATAAATATCACAGAGAATCTCCTGGAGCATTCAAGAGAATTGAGGGACTTGATAATATCGATAAAGTGATTTTGATTGATCAATCGCCAATTGGACGGACTCCTCGCAGTAATCCTGCAACTTATACAAAAATGTTTGATTTAATTCGGGATGTCTTTGCTGCAACGCGAGAAGCAAAACTTGCAGGATTTAAAAAGGGAAGATTTTCATTTAATACAAAGGGAGGACGCTGCGAAGCTTGCGAAGGGCAAGGACAAATAAAAATAGAGATGCAATTTATGCCGGATATTTGGGTAAAGTGCGAAGTGTGTAACGGAAAAAGATATAACCAACAAACTCTTGAAGTGACTTATAAAGGAAAAAATATTGCAGAAGTATTGGAAATGACGGTTTTACAAGCAAAAGAATTTTTTAATGCACATGAACCAATACTTCGAAAAATTGAAACTTTAATGGACGTCGGTCTTGATTATGTAGAGCTTGGACAACCGGCGACAACTCTTTCTGGAGGAGAGGCGCAAAGAGTAAAACTTTCAAGCGAACTTTCTAAAAAAGGAACTGGGCGAACGCTTTATGTTTTGGATGAGCCGACAACAGGGCTTCATTTTGCAGATTTGGAAAAACTTTTAACAGTACTTAAGATTCTGGCATCGCGAGGAAATACAGTTTTAGTAATAGAACACAATTTAGATATTATAAAAAATGCTGATTGGGTGATTGATCTTGGGCCAGAAGGCGGAAGTGGAGGAGGAAAAATTGTTGCTGAGGGACTTCCGAAAGATATTGCTAATAATAAAAATTCCTGGACTGGAAAATTTTTGAAAAAAGAACTATAG
- a CDS encoding type II toxin-antitoxin system death-on-curing family toxin produces MFWVQIDDFEAICFNFCTELFTFNEPIPKFTTRYSGILESCLNSPLQQAFGNDLYPEFNDKLAILFYLLSKNHPFVNGNKRMAVTTLLVTLYGNNKWMKATSEEVYEIAVKVSESKPRDKDKIIVMIKDFLNKNISEKTLIDKLLELINK; encoded by the coding sequence ATGTTTTGGGTACAGATTGATGATTTTGAAGCTATTTGTTTTAATTTCTGTACAGAATTATTTACATTTAATGAACCAATTCCGAAGTTTACTACGAGATATTCAGGTATTCTTGAATCTTGTTTAAATAGTCCGCTTCAACAAGCATTTGGAAATGATTTATATCCAGAATTTAATGATAAATTGGCAATTCTGTTTTATTTGTTAAGTAAAAATCATCCATTTGTTAATGGTAATAAAAGAATGGCTGTAACTACTTTGTTGGTCACACTTTATGGCAATAATAAATGGATGAAAGCGACTTCTGAAGAAGTTTATGAAATTGCTGTAAAAGTTTCTGAATCTAAACCGAGAGATAAAGATAAAATTATTGTTATGATTAAGGATTTTTTAAATAAAAATATAAGTGAGAAAACTTTGATTGATAAATTATTGGAGTTAATTAATAAATAG
- a CDS encoding transglutaminase-like domain-containing protein, translating to MASQFISNSNVTYDIASDGTTTVSHDITLENVTSDFYATSYTLSLSGITPINPVASESGQNLPVKITQSNGTTNLEVDFPDAVVGQGQKREFVISFQDKTLVNKNGEIWEITTPRLGDATSFDGYSTTLKVPDVFGNLAYISPNPTNKSADKNQNVYNFDKNASLKTTITAAFGNFQVFSFNLTYHLENPLNQTATTTIALPPDTNYQKINLVSIDPRPLKIDIDTDGNWIATYELKPQQKVDVKATGAVQLFANAQTNPKPDYTKVTSDLGATDLWQVNDLKIQTLAKQLKTPQAIYNYVTTHLSYDYARVAPNVQRLGAVGALNNPTQAICTEFTDLFVALARAAGIPAREIEGYAYTENPQIQPLSLVADVLHAWPEYWDDKTQAWIPVDPTWGSTSGIDYFNKLDLRHFAFVIHGEDDKKPYPAGSYKLGTNPQKDVDVQFGSLPANRISKLSITRTVTSQLPFSDEIVDVKLANSGPVAIYDADFGVSFDNKLQPKQNIISIIPPYGYYETNVDIPYSFLGQKTPEKIDLSVNGNNLSEFTSYKVFVTLSNLLLMCLVVFALVFMIYLAFRDAKAKKHSGESGSLPVQK from the coding sequence GTGGCTAGCCAGTTTATTTCCAACTCAAACGTTACTTATGATATTGCTTCTGACGGAACTACAACTGTAAGCCATGATATTACATTAGAAAACGTAACTTCTGATTTTTATGCAACTTCTTATACTTTATCTTTAAGCGGAATTACTCCAATAAATCCTGTTGCAAGCGAATCTGGACAAAACTTGCCAGTGAAAATTACACAATCAAACGGAACAACAAACCTTGAAGTTGATTTTCCTGACGCTGTTGTTGGGCAAGGACAGAAACGCGAATTTGTTATTAGTTTTCAGGATAAAACTCTTGTAAATAAAAATGGAGAAATCTGGGAAATAACAACGCCACGCTTGGGAGACGCTACAAGCTTTGATGGATACTCAACAACTTTAAAAGTTCCAGATGTTTTTGGAAATTTGGCGTATATTTCACCTAACCCGACAAACAAATCAGCCGACAAAAATCAAAATGTTTATAATTTTGACAAAAATGCATCATTAAAGACAACAATTACTGCTGCATTTGGAAATTTTCAGGTTTTTTCTTTTAATTTAACTTATCATCTTGAAAACCCACTTAATCAAACTGCAACGACAACTATTGCACTTCCACCAGATACGAATTATCAAAAAATAAATTTGGTAAGCATTGATCCGAGACCTTTAAAAATTGATATCGATACGGACGGAAACTGGATTGCAACTTATGAATTGAAACCTCAACAAAAAGTTGATGTAAAAGCAACTGGAGCTGTGCAGCTTTTTGCAAACGCACAAACTAATCCGAAACCAGATTATACAAAAGTAACTTCTGATTTAGGCGCAACTGATTTATGGCAAGTTAATGATCTGAAAATTCAGACTCTTGCAAAGCAACTTAAAACTCCGCAGGCAATTTATAATTATGTGACGACGCATTTGTCTTATGATTATGCGAGAGTTGCCCCAAACGTACAAAGATTGGGAGCTGTTGGAGCTTTAAATAATCCTACACAAGCAATTTGTACAGAGTTTACGGATCTTTTTGTGGCACTTGCTAGAGCTGCTGGAATTCCTGCAAGAGAAATTGAAGGATATGCATATACTGAAAATCCCCAGATTCAACCACTTAGCTTGGTTGCGGATGTACTTCATGCATGGCCTGAATATTGGGATGACAAAACTCAAGCTTGGATACCTGTCGACCCGACTTGGGGCTCGACTTCTGGAATAGATTATTTTAATAAATTGGATTTGAGGCACTTTGCTTTTGTAATTCATGGAGAAGATGACAAAAAACCCTATCCAGCTGGAAGCTATAAGCTTGGGACAAATCCGCAGAAAGATGTTGATGTGCAGTTTGGAAGTTTGCCGGCGAATAGAATTAGTAAATTAAGTATTACAAGAACTGTAACAAGCCAGTTGCCTTTTAGTGATGAAATAGTTGATGTGAAATTGGCAAATAGCGGACCAGTTGCCATTTACGATGCAGATTTTGGAGTAAGTTTTGACAATAAACTTCAGCCGAAACAAAATATAATTTCTATAATTCCACCCTACGGATATTATGAAACAAATGTTGATATTCCATACAGCTTTTTGGGCCAGAAAACTCCAGAAAAAATAGATTTATCGGTAAATGGAAATAATTTGAGCGAATTTACTTCTTATAAAGTATTTGTGACACTTTCTAATTTGCTTTTAATGTGTTTGGTCGTTTTTGCATTAGTCTTTATGATATATTTAGCATTTAGAGATGCAAAAGCCAAAAAACATTCCGGAGAATCCGGGAGTCTACCAGTTCAAAAGTAA